In the Pseudothauera hydrothermalis genome, one interval contains:
- a CDS encoding YeaH/YhbH family protein, which yields MVRIIDRRFDSKNKSAVNRQRFMRRFRQQIRRAVSEAIQGRSIRDLDNGEQVSIPARDLSEPHFQHGKGGIREQVYAGNDQFSAGDHVRRPLESGGGSGQGKASNEGEHEDDFVFQLSREEFLDLFFDDLALPNLVRTQLARITDYKTRRAGFTADGTPANINIVRSMRGALGRRLALGAPWNARLREAQRELEERVAAGDVDSEEVRVLHEEIARLRARIEGIPFIDSFDLRYNNRVKVPLPTTSAVMFCVMDVSGSMDEEKKSIAKRFFMLLYLFLTRSYEHIEVVFIRHHTVAKEVDEDEFFHSRESGGTVVSSALKLMHEIVRERYAGGQWNIYGAQASDGDNWDNDSPICRELLDEAILPHCQHFAYIEITPGEPQNLWREYERLRAGHKNFAMQRIETPADIYPVFRELFKKTLV from the coding sequence ATCATAGACCGGCGGTTCGATAGCAAGAACAAAAGCGCAGTCAACCGTCAGCGCTTCATGCGCCGTTTCCGCCAGCAGATCCGCCGTGCGGTGTCGGAGGCCATTCAAGGGCGCTCGATCCGCGACCTGGACAATGGCGAACAGGTATCGATTCCGGCTCGCGACCTGTCCGAGCCGCATTTCCAGCATGGCAAAGGCGGCATACGCGAACAGGTGTACGCCGGCAATGACCAGTTTAGCGCGGGCGATCATGTCAGACGCCCGCTAGAAAGCGGGGGCGGTAGCGGACAGGGCAAGGCCAGCAACGAAGGCGAGCACGAGGACGATTTTGTCTTCCAGCTCTCGCGCGAAGAATTCCTCGACCTATTCTTCGATGACCTCGCCCTGCCCAACCTGGTGCGCACCCAATTGGCGCGCATCACCGATTACAAGACCCGCCGCGCCGGCTTTACCGCCGACGGCACGCCGGCCAATATCAACATCGTGCGCTCGATGCGCGGCGCGCTCGGCCGCCGGCTGGCGCTGGGCGCACCATGGAACGCCCGCCTGCGCGAAGCTCAGCGCGAACTCGAAGAGCGGGTGGCCGCTGGTGACGTCGATAGCGAAGAAGTCCGCGTGCTGCATGAGGAAATCGCCCGTCTGCGTGCGCGCATCGAAGGCATCCCTTTCATCGACAGCTTCGACCTGCGCTACAACAACCGTGTCAAGGTGCCGCTGCCCACCACCAGCGCAGTGATGTTTTGCGTGATGGACGTCTCCGGCTCGATGGACGAGGAAAAAAAATCCATCGCCAAGCGCTTCTTCATGCTGCTCTACCTCTTTCTCACCCGCAGCTACGAGCACATCGAAGTGGTGTTCATCCGCCACCATACCGTGGCCAAAGAGGTGGACGAGGATGAATTTTTTCACTCGCGCGAATCCGGCGGCACCGTGGTGTCCAGTGCGCTCAAGCTGATGCATGAAATCGTCCGGGAACGCTATGCCGGCGGGCAGTGGAACATTTACGGTGCGCAAGCCTCGGATGGCGATAACTGGGATAACGACTCGCCGATCTGCCGCGAGCTGCTCGACGAGGCCATCCTGCCGCACTGTCAGCACTTCGCTTATATCGAAATTACCCCGGGCGAGCCGCAGAACCTGTGGCGCGAATACGAACGCTTGCGCGCAGGCCACAAAAATTTCGCCATGCAGCGCATCGAAACGCCGGCCGACATCTATCCGGTATTCCGCGAACTTTTCAAAAAGACTCTCGTATGA